One Ruficoccus amylovorans DNA window includes the following coding sequences:
- a CDS encoding helix-turn-helix domain-containing protein gives MFQAVIYEHHMGVPNSYEALVHNLRHLRELNHLTQEQAAEKAGLDYKHYQGIEAGRRPELRLSTIDKLAAAYGKEAWQLLWLGPQDRVVMKRPPGRPPKTASKEQPDQSRSRSPVK, from the coding sequence GTGTTTCAAGCCGTAATTTACGAGCATCATATGGGAGTGCCCAATTCCTACGAAGCCCTCGTCCATAACCTGCGTCACTTGCGTGAACTCAATCACTTGACTCAGGAACAAGCTGCCGAAAAAGCGGGCCTGGACTACAAGCATTACCAGGGGATTGAGGCCGGACGGCGTCCGGAATTACGGCTCTCCACGATTGACAAGCTGGCTGCCGCCTATGGCAAAGAGGCTTGGCAACTGCTGTGGCTCGGCCCGCAGGACCGCGTCGTTATGAAGAGGCCTCCGGGCCGTCCGCCGAAGACCGCCTCCAAGGAGCAACCAGATCAGAGCCGCTCGCGCAGTCCGGTAAAATAG
- the phoU gene encoding phosphate signaling complex protein PhoU, whose product MHPFYQAELKQIRQNLVLMGERAIEVVRLAVQSLVEGDPVMSEKVIEMDDRIDELELAIDSEAIRYISLRSPVASDLRLLTMAMKACHDLERVGDEATTIAKYARRMHENYPPKKLHAIPAMAELVIEQLRNAMDSFIGDDAKVAYSVPKQDRQIDDLHRKNYRDLTAGIRAEPTLTEQSIELIFVSKALERIGDHATNVAEDVIYLLEGDDVRHTEAVKRSVQG is encoded by the coding sequence ATGCACCCGTTTTACCAGGCTGAACTCAAGCAGATCAGACAGAATCTTGTCCTGATGGGCGAGCGTGCGATCGAGGTGGTGCGGCTGGCGGTGCAGTCGCTGGTGGAGGGCGACCCCGTGATGTCGGAGAAGGTCATCGAAATGGACGACCGGATCGACGAGCTGGAGCTGGCTATCGACAGCGAGGCCATCCGCTACATTTCCCTGCGCTCGCCGGTCGCCTCCGACCTGCGCCTGCTGACTATGGCGATGAAGGCTTGCCACGACCTGGAGCGCGTCGGCGACGAGGCGACCACCATCGCCAAGTACGCCCGGCGCATGCACGAGAACTACCCGCCGAAAAAGCTTCATGCCATCCCCGCCATGGCCGAGTTGGTCATCGAGCAGTTGCGCAACGCGATGGACAGCTTTATCGGCGACGACGCCAAGGTCGCCTACTCCGTGCCCAAGCAGGACCGCCAGATCGACGACCTGCACCGGAAGAATTACCGCGACCTCACGGCGGGCATTCGCGCTGAGCCGACGCTGACCGAGCAGTCAATCGAGCTGATTTTCGTCTCCAAGGCGCTGGAACGCATCGGCGACCACGCCACCAATGTGGCCGAGGACGTCATCTACCTGCTAGAAGGCGATGACGTGCGTCACACCGAGGCGGTCAAACGCTCGGTGCAGGGTTAA
- a CDS encoding dihydroorotate dehydrogenase-like protein: MDLKTTYLGLELPHPFVVGASPIAARLDRVRLAEDAGAAAIVMNSLFEEQIIHHEEGLQKHVLSHEDSFAEATSYFPSADEFDLGPDEYLERIREIKQAVDIPVIASLNGTNLGTWTEYAKYMEEAGADALELNLYYQPRSAEESSEQVEGNFVEIVEKVRQSVKLPLAVKLSPFFSSLPNFIKRIEDKGANAAVIFNRFYQPDIDIENLEAVPSLKLSDSSELLLRLRWLAILSGRTQLDLAVTGGVHTAEDAIKAVMAGADCIQLVSTLLRHGLPQLTKLRNEMAQWMEEKEYDSLEQMKGSMSYQHAPNPEAIERANYLRILQSWDVEA; encoded by the coding sequence ATGGACTTGAAAACCACTTACCTCGGACTCGAACTGCCGCACCCCTTCGTGGTCGGCGCCTCGCCCATCGCCGCCCGGCTCGACCGCGTCCGCCTGGCCGAAGATGCCGGAGCCGCCGCCATTGTGATGAACTCGCTCTTCGAGGAGCAGATCATCCACCATGAGGAAGGCCTCCAGAAGCACGTTCTCAGCCATGAGGATTCCTTCGCCGAGGCGACCAGCTACTTCCCGTCGGCGGACGAGTTCGACCTCGGCCCGGACGAGTATCTGGAGCGCATCCGCGAGATCAAGCAGGCCGTTGACATCCCGGTCATTGCCTCGCTCAACGGAACCAATCTGGGTACCTGGACGGAGTACGCCAAGTACATGGAGGAGGCCGGAGCCGACGCACTGGAGCTGAACCTCTACTACCAGCCCCGCTCGGCGGAGGAAAGCAGCGAACAGGTCGAGGGCAACTTCGTCGAAATCGTTGAGAAGGTGCGCCAGAGCGTGAAGCTGCCGCTGGCAGTCAAGCTCTCGCCCTTCTTCTCGTCGCTGCCTAACTTCATCAAGCGCATTGAGGACAAGGGGGCCAATGCCGCCGTCATCTTCAACCGCTTCTACCAGCCGGACATCGACATCGAAAACCTGGAGGCCGTACCCTCGCTCAAGCTGTCGGACTCCTCCGAGCTGCTGCTGCGCCTGCGCTGGCTCGCCATCCTCTCCGGTCGCACACAACTGGACCTCGCCGTGACCGGCGGCGTCCACACCGCCGAGGACGCGATCAAGGCCGTCATGGCCGGGGCAGACTGCATCCAGCTCGTCTCCACCCTCCTGCGCCACGGCCTGCCGCAACTCACCAAGCTGCGCAACGAAATGGCCCAGTGGATGGAGGAGAAGGAGTACGACTCGCTCGAACAGATGAAGGGGAGTATGAGCTACCAGCACGCCCCAAACCCTGAAGCTATCGAGCGCGCCAACTACCTGCGCATCCTCCAAAGCTGGGACGTGGAAGCCTGA
- a CDS encoding SIS domain-containing protein, with product MKTAANADEFLFMADQFRLGELVTEQPHPLTRNLSELARHDLPQAVATLKEVDRLALEKLSACANGIQALAAAVGDTFAAGGNVFLCGCGATGRLSLALETLSREGILPPELAGRVTGFMAGGDAALIRSLEGFEDFPAYGERQLRELGFGEKDLLLAITEGGETPFVIGACEAAATISRRKPWFLYCNPDTTLARVAERSRRVLEHPGIHKLNLCVGPMALTGSTRMQASTVQMLAAGLALEHHAAPKEVPAALEDFNRLAMKTDWGFLAEFIAAESDHYTAGGHILYETDAYGITVLADTTERSPTFSLPAFENTRLPGQPASLCYLCLPHSPDSAAAWAHLLRRTPRCLEWEECRSVAGLETLLGFDISLKARTHRRSKNSDTFCILQSETGISLNLGPVSHQLALAEQPLLFRHLLLKLLLNTHSTLVMGRLGRYEGNLMTWVKPSNNKLIDRAVRFIRELYHRRTGQEADYAETARVLYRVRETLGPDEAIVLKTLDALSCS from the coding sequence ATGAAAACAGCAGCCAACGCGGATGAATTTCTCTTCATGGCGGACCAGTTCCGCCTCGGCGAACTCGTGACGGAGCAGCCCCACCCCCTCACTCGCAACCTCTCCGAACTCGCCCGCCACGATCTCCCGCAGGCCGTCGCCACGCTTAAAGAGGTGGACCGCCTTGCGCTGGAAAAACTCTCCGCCTGCGCCAACGGCATACAAGCACTGGCCGCCGCCGTGGGGGATACCTTCGCCGCTGGAGGCAACGTCTTTCTTTGTGGCTGCGGAGCGACCGGACGGCTCTCACTCGCGCTGGAAACCCTGAGTCGCGAAGGCATACTGCCTCCCGAATTAGCCGGGCGTGTCACCGGATTCATGGCCGGGGGCGACGCTGCGCTCATCCGCTCACTGGAGGGCTTTGAGGACTTTCCCGCCTATGGCGAACGCCAGTTGCGCGAACTGGGCTTTGGCGAAAAGGACCTGCTGCTGGCCATTACCGAAGGCGGCGAAACGCCTTTCGTCATTGGCGCGTGTGAAGCCGCCGCCACGATCTCCCGGCGCAAGCCGTGGTTCCTGTATTGTAATCCGGATACAACGCTGGCCCGCGTGGCCGAACGTTCCCGACGCGTATTGGAGCACCCCGGTATCCACAAACTCAACCTCTGCGTCGGCCCGATGGCGCTGACCGGCAGTACCCGCATGCAGGCCAGCACGGTCCAGATGCTCGCCGCCGGGCTCGCGCTGGAGCATCACGCAGCACCGAAAGAGGTCCCCGCCGCGCTGGAGGATTTCAACCGACTGGCCATGAAAACAGACTGGGGTTTTCTGGCTGAATTTATCGCGGCCGAAAGCGATCATTACACTGCGGGTGGGCACATCCTCTACGAGACCGATGCCTATGGCATCACCGTGCTGGCTGACACCACCGAGCGCTCCCCGACCTTTTCCCTGCCCGCTTTTGAAAACACACGCCTGCCTGGCCAGCCGGCCAGCCTCTGCTACCTCTGCCTGCCGCATTCACCTGACTCCGCCGCCGCCTGGGCACATCTGCTGCGGCGCACCCCGCGATGCCTGGAATGGGAAGAGTGCCGCTCCGTGGCCGGGCTGGAAACCCTGCTCGGATTTGATATTTCTCTAAAAGCCCGCACCCATCGACGTAGTAAAAATTCCGATACATTTTGCATCCTTCAATCCGAAACCGGCATTTCACTAAACCTTGGGCCAGTCAGTCACCAACTCGCCCTCGCGGAACAGCCGCTGCTTTTCCGTCACCTCTTACTCAAACTTCTGCTCAACACGCATTCGACTCTGGTCATGGGCCGTCTCGGGCGATACGAGGGCAACCTTATGACCTGGGTCAAGCCCTCCAACAACAAGCTCATCGACCGGGCCGTGCGCTTCATCCGCGAACTTTACCACCGGCGCACCGGGCAGGAGGCCGACTATGCTGAAACCGCGCGCGTGCTCTATCGTGTGCGCGAGACACTGGGCCCGGACGAGGCCATTGTCCTGAAGACTCTCGACGCACTCTCTTGCAGTTGA
- a CDS encoding DEAD/DEAH box helicase: protein MDCRSAKRLYSSDALEVWFRKLCQDWERAFSEGQLREGRACYRDGGIREIELTAEDAIIHGSWRDEESYAVIEWNHNKLHVRGSTEDISRGKCLAAAGLYEIEELIAEEISPLPTERPKTVTTSDDEKPAAESSNGDSPPVPSEGTPILSDTRELQLDFSASELGLDFAVYWLDNNVKVAALGEDALTGDSLSAADREKLIRLANFARKAGFRFSGETNRYLLARLDEVPGFLTNELPRWRKYFACLLTPDALALKNGIRDLDISAQAHEINGEAFELNWRFELDGENISELAAQNRFFRGESLVFLKGRGLVRVNKRQTEALADWRSSLNQQGNGVLPLYLLCSLFGREEVKLDLSEGLDSWRRRLTSPGSDKKDKLLPILRPYQRHGCHWLAHLCANGCHGLLADEMGLGKTLQILSLLVAHPVAGKRSIIVCPASVVPVWQSELRKFFPDQVCRILRKDENFSVSDEPCLWIASYTQLRRHKPQLDQVNFGYAVLDEAQYIKNPEAKVTQACMSIRAEHRIAMTGTPLENRFLDLWTIFRFLMPGLLGSRRRFEEHYQADPEGFMKKVGVQIAPFVLRRTKDKVLKELPGKVESDLVCSMTELQRRLYAQLAEEGVARMGDNLGEYTAENTFSLLTLLTRLRQVSCDPGLLPWMKQTDWQQSGKLLTLVDRLREVVASGHKAVVFSQFVSFLDRVKLMLDIELPGLELHTLTGKTADRAKPVEAFQSTKNPAVMLVSLRAGGTGVTLHSADYVFLLDPWWNPAVENQAIDRVHRIGQRKTVFVYRLVTAGTVEDRVQQLKSSKRFLFEETMRAAPGGADFTQYFHSLHELIDLLPDKGGD from the coding sequence ATGGATTGCCGCTCAGCCAAACGCCTGTACTCCTCCGACGCCCTTGAGGTGTGGTTTCGGAAGCTTTGTCAGGACTGGGAACGCGCTTTCAGCGAGGGGCAGTTGCGTGAAGGCCGTGCCTGCTACCGCGACGGCGGCATCCGAGAGATCGAGCTGACCGCCGAGGACGCGATTATCCACGGCAGCTGGCGCGATGAGGAGAGTTACGCCGTCATCGAGTGGAACCACAACAAGCTCCACGTACGCGGTTCGACCGAAGACATCTCGCGGGGCAAGTGTCTGGCCGCCGCCGGCCTCTACGAGATCGAGGAACTGATCGCGGAGGAAATTTCCCCGCTCCCGACTGAGCGGCCCAAGACCGTCACCACGAGCGATGACGAGAAGCCTGCCGCCGAGTCCTCCAATGGAGATTCTCCCCCCGTGCCCAGCGAGGGCACCCCAATCCTCAGCGATACGCGCGAGCTGCAGCTCGATTTCAGCGCCTCGGAACTGGGGTTGGACTTCGCCGTTTACTGGCTGGACAACAACGTGAAAGTCGCGGCCCTGGGCGAGGACGCGCTCACCGGGGACAGCTTGTCAGCCGCCGACCGCGAGAAGCTCATCCGGCTGGCCAACTTCGCCCGTAAGGCGGGTTTCCGCTTCTCCGGCGAGACCAACCGCTACCTGCTCGCCCGACTCGACGAGGTGCCCGGCTTCCTCACGAACGAGTTGCCCCGCTGGCGCAAGTACTTCGCCTGCCTGCTCACCCCCGACGCGCTCGCGCTCAAGAACGGCATCCGCGACCTCGACATTTCCGCCCAGGCGCACGAGATTAACGGCGAGGCCTTCGAGTTGAACTGGCGCTTCGAGCTGGACGGCGAGAACATTTCCGAGTTGGCCGCGCAGAACCGTTTTTTCCGCGGCGAGAGCCTGGTCTTCCTCAAGGGGCGCGGTCTGGTCCGGGTCAACAAGCGCCAGACCGAGGCGCTGGCCGACTGGCGTTCGTCGCTCAACCAGCAGGGCAACGGCGTGCTCCCGCTCTACCTGCTGTGCTCGCTCTTCGGGCGCGAGGAGGTGAAGCTCGACTTGAGCGAAGGGCTCGACAGTTGGCGTCGCCGCCTGACCTCGCCCGGCAGTGACAAAAAGGACAAGCTCTTGCCGATCTTGCGCCCTTATCAGCGCCACGGCTGCCATTGGCTCGCCCATCTTTGCGCCAACGGTTGCCACGGGCTGCTCGCCGACGAGATGGGCCTGGGCAAGACGCTTCAGATCCTCTCGCTGCTGGTGGCGCACCCCGTAGCGGGCAAGCGCTCTATCATTGTGTGCCCGGCCAGTGTGGTGCCGGTCTGGCAGAGCGAGCTGCGCAAGTTTTTCCCCGATCAGGTCTGCCGCATCCTGCGCAAGGACGAGAATTTCTCCGTTTCGGACGAGCCGTGCCTGTGGATCGCCAGCTACACGCAACTGCGCCGTCACAAGCCGCAACTCGACCAGGTGAACTTCGGCTACGCCGTGCTCGACGAGGCCCAGTACATCAAAAACCCGGAGGCCAAAGTCACGCAGGCGTGCATGAGCATCCGGGCCGAGCACCGGATCGCCATGACCGGTACGCCGCTCGAAAACCGCTTCCTGGACCTGTGGACGATTTTCCGCTTTCTCATGCCGGGCCTGCTCGGCAGCCGCCGCCGCTTCGAGGAGCACTACCAGGCCGACCCCGAAGGGTTTATGAAAAAGGTCGGCGTGCAGATCGCGCCCTTCGTCCTGCGCCGGACCAAGGACAAGGTGCTCAAGGAGCTGCCGGGCAAGGTCGAGAGCGATCTGGTCTGCTCCATGACCGAACTCCAGCGCCGCCTCTACGCGCAACTGGCGGAGGAGGGCGTGGCCCGCATGGGTGACAACCTCGGCGAGTACACGGCGGAAAACACCTTCAGCCTGCTGACCCTGCTGACGCGCCTGCGGCAGGTCTCCTGCGACCCGGGCCTGCTCCCGTGGATGAAGCAGACCGACTGGCAGCAGAGCGGCAAGCTGCTCACGCTGGTGGACCGTCTGCGCGAAGTCGTGGCCAGTGGCCACAAGGCCGTCGTCTTCAGCCAGTTCGTCAGCTTCCTGGACCGGGTGAAGCTGATGCTCGACATCGAGCTGCCCGGCCTGGAACTGCACACCCTCACCGGCAAGACCGCCGACCGCGCCAAGCCGGTGGAGGCTTTCCAGAGCACGAAAAATCCCGCCGTCATGCTGGTCAGCCTGCGGGCGGGGGGCACCGGGGTCACCCTCCACAGCGCCGACTACGTCTTTCTGCTCGACCCGTGGTGGAACCCGGCGGTCGAGAACCAGGCTATCGACCGCGTGCACCGCATCGGCCAGCGCAAGACGGTTTTCGTTTACCGCCTCGTCACGGCCGGGACGGTCGAGGACCGCGTCCAGCAGCTCAAGTCCAGCAAGCGCTTCCTCTTCGAGGAGACCATGCGGGCCGCTCCCGGCGGGGCCGACTTCACGCAATACTTCCACTCGCTCCACGAGTTGATCGATCTGCTGCCCGACAAGGGCGGGGATTGA
- a CDS encoding beta-N-acetylhexosaminidase — translation MHLFPQPRSLKLHPGTASPHDALFVSKIHDNLAPGHYTLRIGPDKIEITGGDTAALAYADDTLAQIRAQSPEGQLPRLEISDGPAFRERGYMLDISRCKVPTMDELLRLVDRLATLRYNQLQLYTEHTFAYTGHESVWRDSSPLTGEEIEQLDAACAARHIELVPNQNSFGHLERWLRHPAYRHLAECPDGFTSPFGDFRPYGATLKPNADSLAFLDELYTQLLPHFRSRRVNVGCDETFDLGLGWSRPQVEAEGIEEIYLEFLEKIGQLVEKHGHQMLFWADIVLKRPELIDRLPAGSVPVVWGYERDHPFAEQCAQMAAAGLEFQVAPGDSTWLSTHGRLETAQANIALATREGLRHGAHGLLLTHWGDQGHIQPYALSLPALVMGSQYSWEGAAANVERWPEFLSTRLLNDTTGEFARTLAALGSVESLTTHRQHNRSVLFRGLFAEIDEVRALAEKITPVESVAIATRLDEAEAHLSRACPRCPDADWLRDEAAQSLRLTRLALARLESIRTGKSRETLLPQLEEALSCHESQWLLRNRPGGLPESRSYFTGLRERL, via the coding sequence ATGCACCTGTTTCCCCAGCCTCGCAGCCTGAAACTCCACCCCGGCACGGCATCCCCGCACGACGCGCTCTTTGTATCCAAAATCCATGACAACCTGGCTCCTGGGCACTACACACTCCGCATCGGCCCGGACAAAATCGAAATCACCGGAGGCGATACAGCCGCTCTCGCCTACGCCGACGACACGCTGGCCCAGATCCGCGCACAGTCGCCGGAGGGGCAACTTCCCCGGCTGGAAATCAGCGACGGGCCGGCCTTCCGCGAGCGCGGGTACATGCTCGACATCAGCCGCTGCAAGGTGCCGACGATGGACGAGCTGCTGCGGCTGGTGGACCGGCTGGCCACGCTGCGCTACAATCAGCTCCAGCTCTACACCGAGCACACCTTCGCCTACACCGGGCATGAGAGCGTCTGGCGCGACAGCTCGCCGCTGACCGGCGAGGAGATCGAGCAACTCGACGCCGCCTGCGCCGCCCGCCACATCGAACTGGTCCCGAACCAAAACTCCTTCGGCCACCTCGAACGTTGGCTGCGCCACCCCGCCTACCGTCACCTGGCCGAGTGCCCGGACGGCTTTACCTCACCCTTCGGGGACTTCCGCCCCTACGGCGCGACGCTCAAACCCAACGCCGACAGTCTGGCCTTTCTCGACGAACTTTACACCCAGCTACTGCCGCACTTCCGCAGCCGCCGCGTCAACGTCGGCTGCGACGAGACCTTCGACCTCGGGCTGGGCTGGAGCCGTCCGCAGGTAGAGGCAGAGGGCATCGAGGAAATTTATCTGGAGTTTCTGGAAAAGATCGGCCAACTGGTCGAAAAGCACGGCCACCAGATGTTATTCTGGGCCGACATCGTGCTCAAGCGCCCCGAACTGATCGATCGCCTGCCCGCCGGGAGCGTTCCCGTCGTCTGGGGCTACGAACGCGATCACCCCTTTGCCGAGCAATGCGCGCAGATGGCCGCCGCCGGACTGGAGTTCCAGGTCGCCCCGGGCGACTCCACCTGGCTGAGCACCCACGGGCGACTCGAAACCGCCCAGGCGAACATCGCTCTGGCCACCCGCGAGGGCCTCCGGCACGGAGCCCACGGTCTGCTCCTGACCCACTGGGGAGATCAGGGGCACATCCAGCCTTACGCGCTGTCGCTACCCGCACTTGTCATGGGTTCTCAATACAGTTGGGAAGGCGCAGCCGCCAACGTCGAACGCTGGCCGGAGTTTTTAAGTACTCGCTTACTCAACGACACCACCGGCGAGTTTGCCCGCACCCTGGCCGCGCTCGGTTCGGTCGAGTCACTCACCACCCATCGCCAGCATAACCGCAGCGTGCTTTTCCGAGGGCTCTTCGCCGAGATCGACGAAGTCCGCGCACTGGCCGAGAAGATCACTCCGGTCGAGAGCGTCGCCATCGCCACCCGGCTCGATGAGGCCGAGGCGCACCTGTCACGCGCCTGCCCGCGCTGTCCGGACGCGGACTGGCTCCGCGACGAGGCCGCGCAATCCCTCCGACTGACCCGGCTCGCACTGGCACGGTTGGAATCCATCCGCACGGGCAAATCCCGGGAGACACTTCTCCCGCAGTTGGAGGAAGCGCTCTCCTGCCACGAGTCCCAATGGTTGCTCCGTAACCGCCCCGGCGGACTCCCCGAGAGCAGGAGCTATTTTACCGGACTGCGCGAGCGGCTCTGA